The following DNA comes from Candidatus Nitrosotalea okcheonensis.
TATTCTGATAGTTGGGTAATACATGTAGCAATAAATTTTGTACCAACTATTAGCTCAAACCATACAAGAACAACAATGGTTGACTATAACGATACTAAATTCATAGTAACATTAAATGATTATAACCAAACAATCTACAACGATTATCCAGTTAACACACTCTTACAGTCTTCAAATTACACCACTCAAAATACGACTCTGTTCAATCTTAGGGGTTTTTCTTTGTGATGTTCAATTAGGGGTTTGAAGTGTTAATTTAGGGAGATGATTAATGGATAACCTTAATTCAAAATACAAGTAAAAACTATACTGCTGATTGAAAAAGATTTGTAAAATATGACACTGGTAAAAGTTCGGGTGGTACGATCTAAATAGCTATGAAATCAATCAAGCAGCACCACCAACACTCTCCTTGAAGAAGAGCAAGTAAAGCGTAACAGGATGGTAGAAGACTACGAAAAAGGAATTAGTAGCGGAAGCACATACAAAACATATGAAGGATAGACTTGTTCTTGGTACTGCGAACTTCGGCTCCGCTGTTCCTGAGACAGAGGCTCTGGAAATAATAGATTATGCTCTCTCCCAAGGTATCAAAGCGATAGATACCGCAAACTCCTACGGATCAGAGGAGATTGTAGGGAAAGCGTTGAAAGGAAGGAGAGACAATGTGATTCTTTCTACCAAAGTCGGCAACCCGGCACCAATGGGTTCCGGTCTCTCGCGTAGACATATGGAGGAGGCAATAGAAGATTCCCTGAGACGGTTACAGACGAACTATGTGGACGTGTACTATGCCCATAATTGGGACAAGATGGTCCCATTGGAAGAGACGCTCAAAACCTTCGACAAAATGATATTTGAGGGAAAGATATTGTCAGTTGGTTGTTCAAACTTCTCCGCAGAACAATTGGAAGAGTCGCTTGACATATCAAAGAAAAATCACATCACTCGATTCGGGACAATCCAGTCCGTCTATAATTTAATAGAACGTGGTGCAGAGAATGTTCTGTTTCCTTTGGCGAAGAAAGAAGGAATCAAGATTGCAACATATAGCCCCCTTGCAGGTGGAATCCTAACGGGCAAGTATTCCGAGGGAGTGAGAGAAGGAATGCGTGCGGCACAATTTTCTGGTGCTAATCCTCGTGAAGCAGGATTCATCCCCAAAATAACACCAGAGAATATAAAAATGGGAAAGAAAGTAGCAAAAATAGCCCAGAAGTTTAGCATCACTCCATCACAATTAGCTATAGGATGGGTACTTTCCAATCCTCTCGTCGATTCGGTCATAATCGGCGTCCGCAGTCTTGAGCAATTAAAAGAAATACTTTACTCAAATACTCCAAAAGAGGCATTAGTATTGATATGAAAGTTGTTATAGTGGGCGGAGCCGGATTTCTCGGCTCGTACCTTGTCAATGAATTGAAATACGACCATGACGTGTTGGTGTTCGACAGAGTAGCGAATCCTGACGTTGAATCACATGTTGGAGATTATATGAATATTGAGAACTGTCTTGAATCTTTGAAGGGGGGGGGGGGGGATGCAGTGATTCATGTCGCGGCGATTTCCTCTCCCGCCTACGATCCTCCCGAGCTTGTGTTCAAATCCAACGTAACGGGAACGTTCAATGTCCACGAAGCAGCAAGAAAATTAGGCATTAAAAAAGTTATCTCGACTAGCAGCGAAGCGGCATATGGCTTCTTCTTCGGAGAGAAAGAATTCCTGCCGAACTATCTTCCCATAGACGAGAATCATCCTCTGCGCCCCCAAGACCCCTACGGACTTTCCAAGAAGGTTAACGAGGAGATAGCACAGAGCTTCTCGGATAAGGGCATCATGAGCACGTCAGTCATTCGTCCGCCATGGATAGTCAAGCCGGAGGATTACACGGGTCACAAGGGATTCATTGCGGGGAGGGGATTCCCTCTCGATAAGTTCAACACTTTCGCGTATGTGGATGTACGGGATTTGACAAAAGCATTTAGATTGCTTTTAGAGACAGACATTCCTAGGTATGAAATCTACAACGTATGTGCAGATGACAGCACCTCTAACATGCCACTCAGCGAACTTCTCCCGAAGATAAACCCTACACTTGAAGACATGGCTCAATCCATAAAGGGCAATAAGTCTGGACTTTCTAATGAGAAGATAAAGAAGCTAGGTTGGATTCCCAAATTCGCACGCCGATAAAAATCATTATATTAGCAAATGCACTGGTCGCCTTCACAGATGGTCATGATATTACGCTACACCTAGATTCGTATCCTCCCAAGCTTTAGTTGCATCGCTTATTGTATTTGATGCAATAGCCAAGTGCATAATTTGGGACTGGATCGACATAAATAGTAAGTTTGTTGGTTAGGGGTCATGTTGATCATCCGAGGAATTACCAGTGTCATATTTTACAAATCTTTTTCAATCAGCAGTATAGTTTTACTTGTATTTTGAATTAAGGTTATCCATTAATCATCTCCCTAAATTAACACTTCAAACCCCTAATTGAACATCACAAAGAAAAACCCCTAAGATTGAACAGAGTCCAAAATACGACACCGTTACATCTTAGGTTGATTTCAGGATTTTGGATGGACTGTTACGAAAGGGTGATTGGGTGTTACGTTAGGGAGATAGTGAATTTATACACTAGTAAATCTTGGGAGGATGACTGTTCCTTCGGTTACTGAATAGCTTTAGCTTGTTCAAAAAATCACTCCATACAATATTCAATTAATAGAGGTCGAATACCTTTTAGATGAATGGGGAGAGTTATGGATAGCGATGAAATGTTGGGGGACGTCGTAGCCTCAATTGTTGAAAAAATTCTCATGAATATCGGGTTTGATGCTCATGCCAAAATAAGCAATATACTTGAAGCCCACAACCTTAATTTTTCTGACTGTTACAAAAACCCTGATGTCTTGAACTTTGCCCTCAAGGAAGTGTTCGACCATGACTATATCTCGATAGTGGAAAAGATCAGAAAAGAATTTGGCGGTATTGTGGATGATGATCAACGTTTAGTAAAATTCATGCAAAAATTAAGTGAATAAATTTAGGAGAGTAGTTTTAGCCAACAACTATCCTTTCCATTGGACAGCCAGTTAAAACCACTCAGTTTTAGAATGTCGTTAATCTCTCTCCAAGTCTGTTTTTCCATCCATCCCTTGCATGTTACCTTGATGGAATCCTTCTCGTTCACAATGTTTACTTTATCAATTCTTTTTCCTAGTTGAACTGCAAAGTTACTTTTAGATTCTACACTTTTGGTGATTAGATCCTTGATCTTGTCATGTCCCAAGTTTAGATTGATTCCTGAGGCTTCGGCAGGAGTGATATTTCCTAACCCTTCATGAGGTCTGACATAGTTGTGATATGTCATGTATGCTTCTGCAAATTTTTGAGCAGATTCATCATTTCCCAAACCACGTCTAGTCTTTAGTTTCTCTCTGATTTCATTATGGTATCTCTCAATAGGTCTGTTTTGAAAGCCATCTGAGAGGGATTTTGTCTTGATATGTGCTGTCTTTCTTGCATCAAGTTCTGTTCTGATTGCTTGCTGGTAGGAGTTGAGCGAATCTGTAATTACATAACTTGGGTTTGAAACCTTTTTTCCC
Coding sequences within:
- a CDS encoding aldo/keto reductase, which gives rise to MKDRLVLGTANFGSAVPETEALEIIDYALSQGIKAIDTANSYGSEEIVGKALKGRRDNVILSTKVGNPAPMGSGLSRRHMEEAIEDSLRRLQTNYVDVYYAHNWDKMVPLEETLKTFDKMIFEGKILSVGCSNFSAEQLEESLDISKKNHITRFGTIQSVYNLIERGAENVLFPLAKKEGIKIATYSPLAGGILTGKYSEGVREGMRAAQFSGANPREAGFIPKITPENIKMGKKVAKIAQKFSITPSQLAIGWVLSNPLVDSVIIGVRSLEQLKEILYSNTPKEALVLI
- a CDS encoding NAD-dependent epimerase/dehydratase family protein — encoded protein: MKVVIVGGAGFLGSYLVNELKYDHDVLVFDRVANPDVESHVGDYMNIENCLESLKGGGGDAVIHVAAISSPAYDPPELVFKSNVTGTFNVHEAARKLGIKKVISTSSEAAYGFFFGEKEFLPNYLPIDENHPLRPQDPYGLSKKVNEEIAQSFSDKGIMSTSVIRPPWIVKPEDYTGHKGFIAGRGFPLDKFNTFAYVDVRDLTKAFRLLLETDIPRYEIYNVCADDSTSNMPLSELLPKINPTLEDMAQSIKGNKSGLSNEKIKKLGWIPKFARR